CAAACATTGGACATATAGGcaatatattttacaagtcTTATAAGGTGACAGCACATCTGCATTGCACCCGTAAACTGCACAAGACTTTTGCACCTGTATAATTTCGCACCCGCGGACATAAGAGCCGTATGTAGCAAGTCCgaaatatgtgagagccgcacaattttcaaaattatcaatattagAGCTCATTAAATCATTTTGCATTGTAACTGTTAACGTTACATTGATACTGATTTGGGAATGTGCCTTTGTGTATAGTGCGACGCGAAACCTGCGTTTGGGCTGTTGACTGCGACAACATcggcaatattttttttactgattTAAAATTCCATGCCAcaacgattttcatactaaaacataatttgtcttaatcattgatGAAAATTTCTTCTACTGcctgataaattaaaaaaattgttacactacatttggataataataaattctAGCGAGAAGGGCCACATAAAAACTCTCGCGAGCCGCGGTTTGCCCATCGTTGCtttagaccagggtggtccaaggttgtccgCTCCGAGGgccacaaaatcatttttgcattgttcgcgggccacaataataTCAAGAATAAGTGAACGGTGCACAGCAAACAATTTTATTGTGCAACAcacattgatcagtatttgtcatttatcaagctaaaacctGCAAAAGTCTTCCTATATATAGTGTAAGATTTCAGACTCTTCATAACGAGAAAAGTGCTTCCGCAAATGCAAGTGCTTTCAAACCTCGATAAAATTTTCGAACCAAATCTTAACTTTGTAAAATGCCATtactcacaagattctaaaatgccgctttaaaattatattcttttatcaccgacatatcaagcaagcatttgTGATACTTTTTCTCCCACATACAATTGAAAATCTATTTGAAttcgtcagctttcttttcaaacacATGCttacaaaacaagagagctatgctcaaatatacggacacgtAGAACAAgacgaaatatattatcatcaatTCACCGAAAAGCATAGAGTACCGTATCCTGCACAAAGACGAACagtggctcggcggtgtggcgcatcggctaagcgttaggaatacgctcgccaccgcatctctgattacgcttcgtgggatcgcaggtttgaattccatgcggggatgatcatgtgcgagaggattgctggactcctcgccgccgtagggtggttcacggttacggcttcctccaccaccaagtccatgcttccgaaaacgaataactggctaactaatcacatacccaACCTGGGAATGGGAATGTATAGGTTATTAAAGGTTCACGTAAGGTTTTTTATAGTCGTGGATTATAGGCAAAGAAATATTATTAAAgttcaaataattcaattatattGTGTTACCTTGTAGGCGCATCAACTGATCTTTAGTAAACTATAGTAGACTATGCGCCATCGAATTTACAGGGTGGCCCAATTAAAAGTGGCCTGAGTATGATACTGAGGAACGAAAGTAAGTTATGTGAATATATAGATTTTTAAAGGTTCAAGTAAGGTTTTTAAAGGACGTGGATTATAGGCAAATAATATATAAGAGGTTGTCGATCACTGGTGTCAGTTTaaatttatcatgaatgatCCATCAGTTCAAGCATGGTTGTGTAAACTTTGGCTCTTGTGAATGAGgtaacttaattgtcattatgtctccCGGTGATCTTCAGTTTAGTTGCAAGAATCAAAAATTAGACCATgttaaaattagctatcagtacctGTTAGCGGCACCTGATCGTATATTTTGATACAAATTATGGTTTCAATTATGTAACTTAAATGTAAATaccaactctccaaaacactaGCAAAAAAAGCAtccgaaattttaaaatagtaaagtgTAGAGAGAATTTTCATGGGGTCAAGGGTCGAGAAAACATCCATCGGATTCACTCGTTGCTCCCAATGCCCATGTTGCTTCTTTCATGTTCAGCATTTTATTTGGCTATCTTCAACTAATTTATCATCTTTTTAGAAGTTATTACACCCGTTTTTAGGCTTTGAGCACTCATGGGCCTCGTATTTATTAGGCTATATTGTCAGATtggtatttcagtattttgattggtagattccaaatccttATTTCAGTAATATGGACAaataattcatgctcaacaaagtaaaAACACCGTCCTGCCGTGTGAAAtgaccttatcaagcaatgaaaatgGGAAGGACGGGGAGTTTAAAAGTTCTGGCCGGCGATCTCtatcctatcgtgatcgttgcgacgagaaaacgagagaaatagcttgctcgatttcgggttatcgtctgcgcgttttggacgaccatccgcatacttcggtgggccttttacgccactgtgacgtcggaatgacgtaatttttcggtgacgtagtcaggtggtggataggattgacatatgcaaaaattgttgagccaggccaactagaagtggatgctaaactataccagaccccatcTGTCAgtctgtaccggtaccgtacatggTTACAAATTCTTTGTCTAATTAATCAGTACCGGTATAGAGTACATGTGATTGTTTTCCAAAataggtaccgtaccggtacggtaccgtaccgtacggtACTAAATTAATTATTGAAAGTTCAGAAGTTTGACTTACACTTGGATGCTTTTTTATTACAATTCTATTTTATCCCTGGAattcaatttaacaaaaaaaataaaatgcaaggGCACAAATCTAAAGTTTTAAACCAGCTATAGTGCAGTAGTGTGAATATTGTTGGCACTGCTGTTCCAGATATTATGGGGCTAAAAGTAAAGTTGATTTCTAACCTACAAGCCTTGGTAAATCGCACTACAGCACTATGCCAATGTCTGAATGTACATACGATTCTTCTGgtaatattatttataacaattaaatttttatattcaaactAGTCAACATCAAGATATATATACTgatcaatataaataaaaatattacattgttCACTGCTCTGATCATATGAATCATGGAAGAACttgtacaaaaatatttaaaggaTGATGAAAATGAGAAGGATTCTTTAGTGAAAGATATTATATTGGCAATTTCAACTGGCTCAGGAAGTATTCTTCAACTTATGGAAACATTGCATCATGATTTAACCAGTACAGATGTAGATGTGAGATTGAAGCCAGTCAACTTACTTGCAGCTGTGCTATCAGACCTACATCCAAGCTGTTTAAAATCGAAAGAATCCGCAGTTATTATTGAGTTTTTATGTCAACGTTTACAAGATCATTTTTCCCTTCAATCTCCCACATTAAAATGTCTTGTAGCTTTAAGTTCTCGTGGTGATCTTCAAGTAGGTGCAGCTGAATCTATTATAAAAATCTTGTTCAAGGAAGTGCATGTTCCATCCTGCATGCAATCTGATAGACGCAATGTGTATGAACTCTTAGCCAATCTATTAGAACATTCTACGACTGAAGTGAGAAATTTAGGTGATGAATTTGTATATGGTGTAATTACAGCAGTTGATGGTGAGCAAGAtccaaggaatttgttgaaagtTTTCGATCTTTTGTATTCAGTTGTTCGGTCTGGCTTCGATCTGTCAAAATTTGCTGAAGAATTTTTCGAAGTTGTTGGTTGTTATTTTCCAATAGACTTTCATCCCCCCTCAGATCTATCCGAAAATAAAGTTGTTATTACGAATAAAGAGCTTGTCATTGGTTTGCGGAGAGTTTTAACGTCTTCTCTGTTATTTGCTCCGTTTTGTATTCCATTGATGATAGAAAAACTGGAATCAGATGTTCAAAGTGCTAAAATTGATGCAATCCTGACGTTAAAATCTTGCATGAATGTTTATTCTAGTGAAGATATCAAATCACATGTAAAATCTCTCTGGATTTGCATCCGAAAAGAAGTGCTGTCATCCAATTCTAAAGAAATTGAAGAAGCATGCCATGATCTGCTTAAAAGAATTGTTCTCGTTTTGTCCAAAGCACCTGTAGAAGTATCGAAAAAATCAGAGTTAGATGTATTTTTAGAAGATGTAAAAGTGTCGTGTTTACCTCATTTAGTTGACCATTTGCAAGAGGTAATGGCTTGGTCATCATCTAAACTTATGATTTCATGTTCCGAAGCTTCTAAGCGATCTTGCGAAATTATTGTGTCTTCCATGGTTCCAGTTTTGTTAAAATCACAAGATAAAAAAGATATGATGATCGCGGAAAAACGGTTGGCAATGGAAGTTCTTGTAAATGCTGTTAAGTCTACTTCATTGCATGAATTCAAGGATGACATGGGTTCGCACCCTTTGTCCGAGCACAAAAATGATCTAATTGAACTTTTCTGCGGTCGACTTTCTCTGAATGAATTTGTACATTTACGTACCATTGCGCTTGCTGGCGTTGCCGCATTATGTAATTTGGGATTACTAATAACTCCTTCGGAACAGATCACAATTGTTCATAGCCTGATTAACTgtttaaataatgaaaaagaTACAGCAATTCTTAACGATTTACACATGACATGTGGATTTTTATCCTCAAAATGGCCTGATGTCGCTATAGCACATTTACTACCAGTTTTAAAAATCTCTCTAACAGGAATATTTTCCATAAATCAGCAAGACAAAACTAAATGTCTTTCAACAATATGCAGTATTTCGACTCGTATTGAAGTAACATCTATAACATGCGATTTGCTTATGGAACAAGTTTTGTCAAGAAACGTGGATGAGAAAAATGTCTCAACGATACTCGCTTGCTTGGATTCATTGTATGTTATTGTGAAAGGAAACGTCAAAGATAAAAGCACAGTGGATCATTTTGCAAATGTACTTGTATTTCCTCTGATTGAGACTTGCGTCAAATTATCTGTTGTACCGTCTCTCCCCGAACAATGCTGCTCTACATGCAGCGATCTTCAGAGTTTTTCTAGTAATTGTATTACGTGGCC
The genomic region above belongs to Styela clava chromosome 13, kaStyClav1.hap1.2, whole genome shotgun sequence and contains:
- the LOC120332421 gene encoding MMS19 nucleotide excision repair protein homolog; translated protein: MEELVQKYLKDDENEKDSLVKDIILAISTGSGSILQLMETLHHDLTSTDVDVRLKPVNLLAAVLSDLHPSCLKSKESAVIIEFLCQRLQDHFSLQSPTLKCLVALSSRGDLQVGAAESIIKILFKEVHVPSCMQSDRRNVYELLANLLEHSTTEVRNLGDEFVYGVITAVDGEQDPRNLLKVFDLLYSVVRSGFDLSKFAEEFFEVVGCYFPIDFHPPSDLSENKVVITNKELVIGLRRVLTSSLLFAPFCIPLMIEKLESDVQSAKIDAILTLKSCMNVYSSEDIKSHVKSLWICIRKEVLSSNSKEIEEACHDLLKRIVLVLSKAPVEVSKKSELDVFLEDVKVSCLPHLVDHLQEVMAWSSSKLMISCSEASKRSCEIIVSSMVPVLLKSQDKKDMMIAEKRLAMEVLVNAVKSTSLHEFKDDMGSHPLSEHKNDLIELFCGRLSLNEFVHLRTIALAGVAALCNLGLLITPSEQITIVHSLINCLNNEKDTAILNDLHMTCGFLSSKWPDVAIAHLLPVLKISLTGIFSINQQDKTKCLSTICSISTRIEVTSITCDLLMEQVLSRNVDEKNVSTILACLDSLYVIVKGNVKDKSTVDHFANVLVFPLIETCVKLSVVPSLPEQCCSTCSDLQSFSSNCITWPIMQKACEILRTICQQLEPGKIADNICVNLKKIFLDCDLVSLDIKIDKSTFNPFLFTKLPLQTRLISILTATICAFHNKVLFPSPDTFLEKLLHLCGETIDQPSYASASKCIAGIINKQKEPSTAFLDKVLQISDCLFDDSVLVESKVAILSLIVWVTKALVIRSHSYTMRYADILFQLFATEKWGKMAADSFDIILRDSEEVLSTSCHAVVRLMYKQRFFQSVLPKLTTGFHDTEEKQKSMMETEPVTENSNLLSQTKANYLTALSHLLRYLPKQVLNQHLSSLLPMLIKSLNSDEGPLLVSVLSTLYNLTQEAKSSVEPHVDMLLEHFVRLSDFKANMHVRIQALKCIGVMTLLPVSLVLPHKKKTIRLLSCTLDDKKRLVRKEAVKARTEWCLLGDV